The following DNA comes from Carassius auratus strain Wakin chromosome 46, ASM336829v1, whole genome shotgun sequence.
tttaatgttgtatttttgGGGTTAGTGTGGATGATGGTGATTGGAGCAATGAGAAGGCTTATGTGTGCACATGGAACCTGGACCGGCAGAACCTGAACCCAAAGCGGCCGGATGTGATCATAGACGTGCCCACTCCAGTCATGTGTCTGTGCTTCCATCCTGTCAGACCGTCCGTGGTTGCTGGTAtggaaatacatttacaaaatcacatgcttttcaatttttttttctttttatccctTAAAGAatgactctcacacacacacagctaggTCATATTTTACCTCATAACCAAATAATcataaaatgtgtaatatttttcaaataaatgcttttcatttgaacttttgaattgggcataagatactttttttaaatatatatatcattctgAAGAGCTGTAAGTCTTAAAGtctaaaagaaaaatctaatttgtgCAAGTGATATTCTCCTTGTATTTTTATACTGCAGTATTTGCCACTTATATTTAAAAGTGGAATCCAAACCCTCCGTTGTTACGGATAAATAAATATTGCTGCCTCAATTGGTCCTGTGGCTCAGCTGGTCATCTTTACTGTCATTAGGGGGGCTGTACAGTGGTGAGGTGGTGGTCTGGGACACCAGCCGCTCACAGGACCTCATTCTGGCTCAGACAGGAATGTCTGCAGATACCCACCGTGAACCAGTTTTTCAGGTgtttaacatattaaataaaaagtctgAAATCTGATCAATAAGTTTTCAGTTATCCATACATAACTGCAGATTATTTGTGTGTGCACAGGTCAGCTGGGTCCCAGGAGCTCGCAGAGGGGAGTTTATGGTACTGAGCGCCGGTTCAGGAGGAAGAGTTCTGTTGTGGACTGTTGATGGAGCTGAAGCCAAACTCATCTTGAGTTCTGGATATGCCCTTGTTCAACAGCAGGTGCCTCAGTGTGGAGCAGCAAGCAGGGTGGGTGTCACAATATGGTcttggcaaaaaaaatattttgtaaaaatggcCAACTGTCCAGTTTTCCTTGTGAAGATGATGTAATGAAACATATATCCTAATGAACCACATGgtttttacacaaattaatgtACCggatttttcggactataagtcgcacctgagtataagtcgcatcagtccaaaaatacgccatgaagaggaaaaaaacatacataagtcgcactggactgtaagtcgcatttatttagaaccaagagaaaacattaccgtctacagccacgagagggcgctctatgtcttcagtgggAGACTATAGgatcactgagcagcatagagcgccctctcgtggctggagacggtaatgttttctcttagttcatttctctcggttcatgtcaaattaattttgataaataagtcgcaggaccagccaaactatgaaaaaaagtgcgacttatagtctggaaaatacgtaATTCTTTTTAGATATGATATCTTATCATTACTATAATGATCCCAGATAAAGAATGTGCtacttttatgacttttttttatgacCTGGTGGATCTCAAAAAGCCTGTCATATACAAGTTACATTTATGCTCAAAATCATTAGAAAAATCTAACAAATTATACTAAtgattaaaaattgttttttacaTGATGAAATTTTTGGTAAATAGTatgtgacaatttttatttttttaatattttgatacagGTTTTAtctttggcattttttttttttttgttatttaaacctTAGGTAAAATTTTAGTTATGTTGTCATgtgtatttgtctttttttttatatacgtctGTAaaggttttataattttatatatatatatatatatatatatatatatatatatatatatatatatatatatatatattttttttttttgattatttaattgtAAGTTTTTATGTTAACAgtgcaataatataatataatatacgaATACAATATGGGATGGAATATGACCACATTTTTGAGCATTCCACCCTAGTAATACAACACAATTTTCTCTCCCTGAAGACCCGAGGTAGTACCACTATAGGAGTAACCTCTGTTGCACTTTCCCCGTGGGACCTGGACACATTCCTGGTGGGCTCAGAGGGAGGCCTTGTGCTCAAATGCTCCTTTAGCAGTGAGACAGTGTCAGCAGTGCCCCCTGATGGTGAGAGCGTGACACTGCGGGCCCCCGTGCAATTCTCTTTCTCACCACTGGGGGGCCCTGTACACTCAGTTCACTTCTCACCGTTCCATAGGTGAGCTTTGTGATGTATTTTGTACTGTTATTaacttattataatatatactttaAGGCTTATTGGCAGTAATTGTAACACTGGTGTTTCTGAATTTAGGAATCTGTTTGTAAGCGTCGGCACAGATGGTTTGGCTCACCTGCACACTGTGCTCCAGCCCCGTCCCCTGCTGTCTCTACGGGTGTCCGATTCATACGTGTTTGGGGTGAGGTGGTCACCTACACGCCCTCTAGTCTTTGCTGCAGCCACAGGACAGGGTGAGATGTTGGTAATTCTCCAAAAGGCCAGTAAATATAGAGCAGATCTATACTGGatacatgtataaaaatatattaatgctgtttattattaatataatattgttaaGTATAATATTAgacatgaatattttaataaattgttttaatatagaTAAAAAGGCATGGtctgaagatattttataataattagaaatgtaaaCTCTTCACTGGCAGGTTTGGTCCAGATGTTTGATTTGGGTCGGAGGTCTTTAAGGCCAGCTGCCACAGTTGACCAGAACACAAGTGGTCAGCCAACATACTGTCTGGAGTTCAACCCCAAACACACAAATCTGATGGCAGTGGGTAATGCAGATGGTAGTGTCAACATCTGGCAGCTCAGTGCCGAGTTAACAGAACAAGGTGCCAAGGAGACGGCAGTGCTAGAACAGTTGGCCAATGAGGTGGTGGACTGAGTCTGTTTGAGCTTCCTCTTTTCAGACTGTCCTGATCAGGCTTGAGCATTcttaaaaacacattcacatatCTTCAACTGtatatttacactgtaaaataaaaaacacttgacAATTCCTTCCAGTTATAACCAGTAGCGTTTATTTAAGCACACTGCAGTCTTGTGGGTGATGTTACAGCATATCCTCTCTATAGGTTAGTTAAACAAAGCAAAGCACTTAACAGCTAAAACAACCACAATAAAATGTAGACAGATCCACTAAACTATTGTTAGTGAAGCATGAAGAAGTGTCAGATAAATACGCAGAGTTAAGAGTGATAGCAAGATACAGATATTGTTATAGAGCATTTCAATTCAGATCCATGCAGTTAGGCTGTGTGTTCTTGTGAAGGGGGGAAAACGCATCCCGATTGGTCACTGGCAGGATGCGGGGAATCAGTT
Coding sequences within:
- the LOC113064141 gene encoding WD repeat-containing protein 34-like — its product is MFTDETLDIIGAESTWRKSHQQTQESRSCQTLPVDTAEVETQARDVSDNSTQTQDQISQTLSLDRDISDFPGLLDFLHKVEDIVIKELVKNSKSHAFDGFRVNWEDQTESVSCMYRLQHVEAQERGLQVTGVSWNCTGSVIGCGFGRVDDGDWSNEKAYVCTWNLDRQNLNPKRPDVIIDVPTPVMCLCFHPVRPSVVAGGLYSGEVVVWDTSRSQDLILAQTGMSADTHREPVFQVSWVPGARRGEFMVLSAGSGGRVLLWTVDGAEAKLILSSGYALVQQQVPQCGAASRTRGSTTIGVTSVALSPWDLDTFLVGSEGGLVLKCSFSSETVSAVPPDGESVTLRAPVQFSFSPLGGPVHSVHFSPFHRNLFVSVGTDGLAHLHTVLQPRPLLSLRVSDSYVFGVRWSPTRPLVFAAATGQGLVQMFDLGRRSLRPAATVDQNTSGQPTYCLEFNPKHTNLMAVGNADGSVNIWQLSAELTEQGAKETAVLEQLANEVVD